From Enhydrobacter sp., the proteins below share one genomic window:
- a CDS encoding acyl-CoA dehydrogenase family protein, with the protein MFRETCRRFFEKEVTPFHMKWEEEGVVPRELWRKAGAQGLLGMTMPEEYGGAGGDFLYSAILIEEQGRAIASGPAFSLHNDIVVPYLLHYGTEEQKKKWIPKACSGDLVTAVAMTEPGTGSDLQSVKTNAVMDGNQWVINGSKTFISNGQLADLVIVVAKTDAKLGAKGTSLIVVETDTPGFKRGRNLEKIGMKAQDTSELFFDNVRVPADHLLGGSGMGFIQLMQQLPQERLVIAIQAIAAIEAALAHTVAYTKDRKAFGKPIIDFQNTRFKLAEVKTKATVARAFVDDCVARHLRKELDVATAAMAKYWTTELQCEVMDECLQLFGGYGYMWEYPIARLYADSRVQKIYGGTNEIMKELIGRTL; encoded by the coding sequence ATGTTCCGCGAGACCTGCCGGCGGTTCTTCGAGAAGGAAGTCACGCCGTTCCACATGAAGTGGGAAGAGGAAGGCGTTGTTCCGCGCGAGCTGTGGCGCAAGGCGGGCGCGCAGGGCCTGCTCGGCATGACGATGCCGGAGGAATATGGCGGGGCCGGCGGCGATTTCCTTTACAGTGCCATCCTGATCGAGGAGCAGGGCCGCGCGATCGCCTCGGGGCCGGCCTTCTCGCTGCACAACGACATCGTCGTGCCGTACCTGCTGCACTACGGCACGGAAGAGCAGAAGAAGAAGTGGATCCCCAAGGCCTGCTCGGGCGATCTGGTCACGGCGGTCGCCATGACCGAGCCGGGCACCGGCTCCGACCTGCAGTCGGTCAAGACCAACGCCGTCATGGACGGCAACCAGTGGGTGATCAACGGCTCCAAGACGTTCATCTCCAACGGCCAGCTCGCCGATCTGGTGATCGTGGTCGCCAAGACCGACGCCAAGCTCGGGGCCAAGGGCACGTCGCTGATCGTCGTCGAGACCGATACGCCGGGCTTCAAGCGCGGCCGCAATCTCGAGAAGATCGGCATGAAGGCGCAGGACACGTCGGAGCTGTTCTTCGACAACGTGCGCGTGCCGGCCGATCACCTGCTGGGCGGATCGGGCATGGGCTTCATCCAGCTCATGCAGCAGTTGCCACAGGAACGCCTGGTCATCGCCATCCAGGCGATCGCCGCGATCGAGGCCGCACTGGCGCACACCGTGGCCTACACCAAGGACCGCAAGGCCTTCGGCAAGCCGATCATCGACTTCCAGAACACCCGCTTCAAGCTGGCCGAGGTCAAGACCAAGGCGACGGTGGCGCGGGCCTTCGTCGACGACTGCGTCGCCCGGCATCTCAGGAAGGAGCTGGACGTCGCGACCGCCGCGATGGCCAAGTACTGGACCACCGAGCTGCAGTGCGAGGTGATGGACGAGTGCCTGCAGCTGTTCGGCGGCTACGGCTACATGTGGGAGTATCCCATCGCCCGGCTCTACGCCGACAGCCGCGTGCAGAAGATCTACGGCGGCACCAACGAGATCATGAAAGAGCTCATTGGCCGCACGCTCTAG
- a CDS encoding peptidoglycan DD-metalloendopeptidase family protein, translating into MLDQPHGRFGSRSPGSPVGRPYQRTAALVWPDVGRRPTFVVIEQPRRLRHGSLKALLVVLVLLLPAGAAAWLFVEVERWRALPAPRIAWGPAVSPLPAAGIEAPAAEPFRAENFWPAPTVGPAEFRAPGAPPEPVQDEPQSTDSYETVVRLGKGDTVAGLLGDLDFAREEIARAVATLADHVEMRRLPVGLSMAVQVRAPGEGEEAKPILQALTIRPEARREITLERDDKGDFAAREKVFETEARVERVSGSIDGSLIGSAAQAGVPARAMAEMLRAFSWDVNFQHDIKVGDRFDVMLEQSWTSDGKPVDSGRVLWASLTTEGGRKTHTVYRFQPRGGEDFFYDGEGRSVVKSLLRTPLNMSRISSTFGMRRHPLLGFTRMHTGVDFAAPTGTPILAAGSGTVAQAGRNGGYGLWVLIRHENGLSTGYAHMHGIARGVRVGTRVRQGQVIGFVGSTGMSTGPHLHFELHRNGRPVNPLDVARTEIRTRLTGDELARFKVAVAGIDRQRTQASSAGQ; encoded by the coding sequence ATGCTCGATCAACCTCACGGACGATTCGGCTCGAGATCGCCGGGTTCTCCTGTCGGCAGACCCTACCAGCGCACCGCCGCACTCGTCTGGCCGGACGTCGGCCGGCGTCCCACGTTCGTCGTCATCGAGCAGCCCCGCCGGCTTCGGCACGGCTCTCTGAAGGCGCTGCTCGTCGTCCTGGTCCTGCTTCTGCCGGCAGGCGCTGCGGCCTGGCTGTTCGTCGAAGTCGAGCGGTGGCGCGCCCTTCCCGCGCCGCGAATTGCCTGGGGGCCGGCCGTCTCGCCCTTGCCGGCGGCGGGCATCGAGGCGCCTGCGGCCGAGCCGTTCCGGGCGGAGAATTTCTGGCCGGCGCCGACGGTGGGTCCCGCGGAGTTCAGGGCGCCCGGCGCCCCGCCGGAGCCCGTGCAGGACGAGCCGCAGTCGACCGACAGCTACGAGACGGTCGTGCGGCTGGGCAAGGGCGACACCGTCGCCGGTCTGCTGGGCGATCTCGACTTTGCCCGCGAGGAGATTGCCCGCGCCGTCGCGACGCTCGCCGACCACGTCGAAATGCGCCGATTGCCGGTCGGCCTGTCGATGGCCGTGCAGGTGCGCGCGCCGGGCGAGGGCGAGGAGGCCAAGCCGATCCTGCAGGCCCTCACCATCCGCCCGGAGGCGCGGCGCGAGATCACGCTCGAGCGCGACGACAAGGGCGATTTCGCCGCGCGCGAGAAGGTGTTCGAGACCGAGGCCCGGGTCGAGCGCGTGTCGGGCTCGATCGACGGCTCGTTGATCGGCAGCGCCGCGCAGGCGGGCGTGCCGGCGCGCGCCATGGCCGAGATGCTGCGCGCCTTCTCGTGGGACGTGAACTTCCAGCACGACATCAAGGTCGGCGATCGCTTCGATGTCATGCTCGAGCAGTCCTGGACGAGCGACGGCAAGCCGGTCGATTCTGGGCGCGTGCTGTGGGCCAGCCTGACCACCGAGGGCGGCCGCAAGACCCACACCGTCTATCGCTTCCAGCCGCGCGGCGGCGAGGATTTCTTCTACGACGGCGAGGGCCGCAGCGTCGTCAAGTCGCTGCTGCGCACGCCGCTCAACATGAGCCGCATCTCCTCGACCTTCGGCATGCGCCGCCATCCGCTGCTCGGCTTTACGCGCATGCACACCGGCGTCGATTTCGCCGCGCCGACGGGCACGCCCATCCTCGCCGCCGGCAGCGGGACGGTGGCGCAGGCCGGCCGCAACGGCGGCTACGGGCTGTGGGTCCTGATCCGCCACGAGAACGGCCTGTCGACGGGCTACGCCCACATGCACGGCATCGCGCGCGGCGTCAGGGTCGGCACGCGCGTGCGCCAGGGTCAGGTGATCGGCTTCGTCGGCAGCACCGGCATGTCGACCGGCCCGCACCTTCATTTCGAGCTCCATCGCAACGGCCGCCCGGTGAATCCGCTCGACGTGGCACGCACCGAGATCCGCACGCGCCTGACGGGCGATGAGCTCGCACGCTTCAAGGTCGCGGTGGCGGGCATCGATCGCCAGCGGACGCAGGCGTCGAGCGCGGGGCAATAG